The following proteins are co-located in the Siansivirga zeaxanthinifaciens CC-SAMT-1 genome:
- a CDS encoding fumarylacetoacetate hydrolase family protein yields MKILAIGKNYVGNLEEISANKTGNQIIFSKPESSLVTNNQDVIYPSFTNQLMYEVELVIKIGKKGKDIGLENAASYISEIGLGIDFTAKDIFNAYRESKGPWDLGKGFDGAAPISTFKPVSNFPNLNDINFNLVINGEEKQIGNTAFMIYNFSDIIAFTSKFMTLEPGDLIFTGTPASGTGEIKKGDHLQASLEGDLILNFKMI; encoded by the coding sequence ATGAAAATACTTGCCATTGGTAAAAACTATGTAGGCAACTTAGAAGAAATAAGTGCGAATAAAACTGGAAATCAGATTATATTTTCTAAACCAGAATCTAGTTTAGTAACCAATAACCAAGATGTTATTTACCCTAGTTTCACTAACCAATTAATGTATGAAGTCGAATTGGTAATTAAAATTGGCAAAAAAGGTAAAGATATTGGTCTGGAAAATGCTGCTTCTTATATTTCTGAAATTGGACTTGGTATAGATTTTACTGCTAAAGATATTTTTAATGCCTACAGAGAATCTAAAGGGCCATGGGACTTAGGAAAAGGTTTTGATGGCGCTGCTCCTATTTCTACCTTTAAACCAGTTTCTAATTTTCCAAACCTAAACGATATTAACTTTAACTTGGTTATAAACGGTGAAGAAAAGCAAATTGGAAACACGGCGTTTATGATTTACAATTTTAGTGATATTATCGCTTTTACTTCGAAGTTTATGACTTTAGAGCCTGGAGATTTAATTTTTACTGGAACGCCAGCGTCTGGCACAGGCGAAATAAAAAAAGGAGATCATTTACAAGCTTCGCTTGAAGGTGATTTAATTTTAAATTTTAAAATGATTTAA
- a CDS encoding DUF294 nucleotidyltransferase-like domain-containing protein, whose translation MKNSIAERVYDFLKTYPPFNLLKADDLLAISTQVSILYLEKSDNLYEKGESFKNQFYIVRNGGIALLHTKSNNIQEVINICDAGDVFGVRPLIAKENYKLTASANEESIVYAVPIEIFQSVTNNNASVQKFLITAFATNAYDPYTAEEYGKIFVDYLPNNPQDIVNFQTANYSKNPITCDTTATLKEAAIKMSAHKIGCIIVVDNEKRPTGIITNSDIKNKIATGLYPIDTSVKNIMSSPVYTNKKDLTVADGQLQMIKHNIGHLCITKDGTVNSKLIGVLTHHDILVTLGNSPSVILKEIKRAKRTKTLRAARLKANALLKSYLEQSIPLSHIIKIISQINDTVTIRAIEIALKKMPSPPPVAFAWLAIGSQGRKEQLLFTDQDNAIVFANVDDENYEATQKYFLELAKHVTKSLNKIGFEYCEADMMASNTEWCKSISEWKHQFNDWILSPDEKAILLASIFFDYSCVYGDSSLTDELTEFIYKTLDESALFFKFLGRDALKNPSPLGFFRQFVYEKSDDKKDLFNIKSRALMPLIDAARLLTLFNKIKSVNNTYERYEKLAEIEPNNKELYESCSYAFKALSKFKTKQGLLHNNSGKLIEIESLTKEEQLKLRRCFKPISEIQETLKLKFDLKNFV comes from the coding sequence ATGAAAAATTCGATTGCTGAACGCGTTTACGATTTTTTAAAAACATATCCTCCTTTTAACTTATTAAAAGCAGATGATTTACTTGCTATTTCAACCCAAGTATCCATTTTGTATTTAGAAAAAAGCGATAATTTATACGAAAAAGGCGAATCGTTTAAAAACCAGTTTTATATTGTTCGAAATGGAGGTATTGCCTTATTACATACTAAAAGCAATAACATACAGGAGGTTATAAATATTTGTGATGCCGGAGATGTTTTTGGGGTACGGCCACTTATTGCAAAAGAAAATTACAAATTAACAGCCAGTGCTAACGAAGAATCTATTGTTTATGCCGTACCTATTGAAATATTTCAGTCGGTTACAAACAATAATGCTAGTGTTCAAAAATTTTTAATTACAGCCTTTGCTACCAATGCTTACGACCCATATACAGCCGAAGAATATGGTAAAATTTTTGTTGATTACCTTCCAAATAATCCCCAAGACATTGTAAACTTTCAAACGGCGAATTACTCTAAAAACCCAATTACTTGCGATACCACAGCGACTTTAAAAGAAGCTGCAATAAAAATGAGTGCCCACAAAATTGGTTGTATTATCGTTGTAGACAACGAAAAACGGCCAACGGGTATTATTACAAACAGTGATATTAAAAATAAAATTGCCACGGGATTATACCCAATTGATACATCGGTTAAAAATATTATGTCTTCTCCTGTTTATACAAATAAAAAAGATTTAACGGTTGCCGATGGTCAATTACAAATGATAAAACATAATATTGGGCATTTATGTATCACTAAAGACGGTACAGTAAATTCCAAACTCATTGGTGTATTAACGCATCATGATATTTTAGTAACCCTAGGTAATAGTCCTTCTGTTATTTTAAAAGAAATTAAACGAGCCAAGCGAACCAAAACACTTCGTGCGGCAAGACTTAAAGCAAATGCGCTTTTAAAGAGTTATTTAGAACAAAGTATTCCTCTTTCACACATTATAAAAATAATTTCTCAAATTAATGATACCGTTACAATTCGTGCCATAGAAATAGCTTTAAAAAAAATGCCAAGTCCACCACCTGTGGCTTTTGCTTGGTTGGCTATTGGCAGCCAAGGACGAAAAGAACAACTCCTGTTTACAGACCAAGATAATGCCATTGTTTTTGCAAATGTAGATGATGAAAACTACGAAGCAACACAAAAATATTTCCTGGAATTAGCAAAACATGTTACAAAATCGTTAAACAAAATAGGTTTCGAATATTGCGAGGCCGATATGATGGCGAGTAACACAGAGTGGTGCAAATCAATATCCGAATGGAAGCACCAATTTAATGATTGGATTTTAAGTCCCGATGAAAAAGCCATTTTACTGGCATCTATATTTTTTGATTACAGTTGTGTTTATGGCGATTCTTCTCTTACCGATGAACTTACAGAATTCATTTACAAAACCTTAGACGAATCGGCTCTTTTCTTTAAATTTTTAGGAAGAGATGCGCTTAAAAACCCGTCACCTTTAGGCTTTTTCAGACAATTTGTTTATGAAAAAAGTGATGATAAAAAAGACCTTTTTAATATAAAAAGTCGTGCCCTTATGCCTCTAATTGATGCTGCTAGATTGTTAACTTTATTTAACAAAATTAAAAGTGTTAACAATACTTACGAGCGCTATGAAAAATTAGCTGAAATAGAGCCAAACAATAAAGAACTCTACGAATCTTGTTCGTATGCTTTTAAGGCCTTATCGAAATTTAAAACCAAACAAGGACTATTACACAACAACTCAGGTAAGTTAATAGAAATTGAAAGTTTAACTAAAGAAGAACAGCTTAAATTAAGACGTTGTTTTAAGCCAATTAGTGAAATTCAAGAAACTTTAAAGCTGAAGTTTGATTTAAAAAACTTTGTTTAA
- a CDS encoding 3'-5' exonuclease: MLFDWLFRKKTGYPDFWKVYLSHFKNKSKSDITDTRFVAFDTETTGLDVKEDRVLSIGAVSIINKKIEVSNTFEIYLEQNIFKPETVKIHGLMRNGSEKKISELDAIKLFLDYIKDAIIVAHHASFDKRMINEILLRHGLGKLKNKFIDTGVLYKRSLHIIYQENTKPYSLDYLCKELNVPTVDRHTATGDALITALVFLKILSRLDKRKHLNWGYLLK; the protein is encoded by the coding sequence ATGTTGTTTGATTGGTTATTTAGAAAAAAAACAGGGTATCCAGATTTTTGGAAAGTATATCTGTCTCATTTTAAAAATAAATCGAAATCAGATATTACAGACACCCGGTTTGTTGCTTTCGATACCGAAACCACAGGTTTAGATGTTAAAGAAGATCGTGTTTTATCTATCGGTGCTGTTTCTATTATTAATAAAAAAATTGAAGTAAGTAATACCTTCGAAATTTATTTGGAGCAAAACATTTTTAAACCAGAAACCGTAAAAATTCATGGTTTAATGCGCAATGGTTCTGAAAAAAAAATTAGTGAATTAGACGCTATAAAACTGTTTTTAGACTACATAAAAGACGCCATCATTGTTGCGCATCATGCAAGTTTCGATAAACGCATGATTAATGAAATATTACTAAGACACGGTTTAGGAAAGCTTAAAAACAAATTTATTGATACGGGTGTGCTTTACAAGCGGTCTTTACACATTATCTATCAAGAAAACACAAAACCCTATTCTCTGGACTATTTGTGTAAAGAATTAAATGTACCTACAGTAGATAGGCACACCGCCACCGGCGATGCGCTTATCACAGCATTGGTGTTTTTAAAAATATTAAGTCGTTTAGATAAAAGAAAACATCTAAACTGGGGCTATTTACTTAAATAA
- the ahr gene encoding NADPH-dependent aldehyde reductase Ahr, which translates to MKIHAYAAKEQGAKLEKITYNLPEIGKEEVDIKVHYCGICHSDLSMINNDWGMSQYPLVPGHEVVGEVIGFGTEVKGLKIGDKVGLGWYSASCMHCNQCLDGKQHLCGSAEATIVGRHGGFADAVRGHWSWVTPLPEGLDMAKAGPLFCGGITVFNPIVLSGVQPTDKVGVIGVGGLGHMAIKFLKAWGCEVIAFSSNPNKKEEILKMGAHSVIDSTKPEALESIAGSLNFILNTTNVSLDWNSFLTTLAPQGKLHTVGAVLEPMAIPAFSLIMGEKSVGGSPLGSIALTRKMLEFCVRHDIYPTVEEFKMDDVNKAIEHLEAGKARFRLVLKA; encoded by the coding sequence ATGAAAATACATGCATATGCCGCTAAAGAACAAGGTGCAAAACTAGAGAAAATAACTTATAACTTGCCAGAAATAGGCAAGGAGGAAGTCGATATAAAAGTCCATTATTGTGGAATTTGTCATTCCGATTTAAGTATGATAAACAACGATTGGGGCATGTCGCAATACCCCTTAGTGCCTGGACATGAAGTTGTTGGAGAAGTTATTGGTTTTGGTACTGAGGTTAAAGGTTTAAAAATTGGCGATAAAGTTGGTTTGGGTTGGTATTCTGCCTCTTGTATGCATTGTAACCAATGTTTAGACGGGAAACAACATTTATGTGGTTCGGCCGAAGCAACCATAGTTGGGCGACATGGCGGATTTGCCGATGCCGTAAGAGGTCACTGGTCTTGGGTTACACCATTGCCTGAAGGTCTCGATATGGCCAAAGCGGGACCCTTATTCTGTGGTGGTATTACCGTTTTTAATCCCATAGTTTTATCGGGTGTGCAACCTACAGACAAGGTAGGTGTTATTGGTGTAGGTGGTTTAGGGCACATGGCTATTAAATTTTTAAAAGCTTGGGGCTGCGAGGTTATCGCCTTTAGTTCCAATCCTAATAAAAAAGAAGAAATTTTAAAAATGGGCGCGCATAGCGTTATCGATTCAACCAAGCCTGAAGCGCTAGAAAGTATTGCAGGCTCGCTCAATTTCATTTTAAATACAACCAATGTCTCCTTAGATTGGAATTCCTTTTTAACAACGCTGGCACCCCAAGGTAAGTTGCATACAGTTGGTGCTGTATTAGAACCCATGGCCATTCCGGCATTTAGTTTAATAATGGGAGAAAAATCGGTTGGAGGTAGTCCTCTTGGAAGTATCGCTTTAACCCGTAAAATGTTAGAATTTTGTGTAAGACATGATATTTATCCAACTGTAGAGGAATTCAAAATGGACGACGTAAACAAGGCTATCGAACATTTAGAAGCTGGAAAAGCTAGATTTAGACTCGTATTAAAAGCATAA
- a CDS encoding ABC transporter ATP-binding protein: protein MQQLQSASETSKNSKSKVTMAQAFKTIIWPRRKLVFIGLLLIVFKSLAGLILPWQSKLLLDEVVPNKDFKQLYGLIAIVLGAIAVQAVSSFLLTQILSVQAQYLISELRAQVQKKVLSLPISFFDNTKSGALVSRIMSDVEGVRNLIGTGLVQLVGGTFTAIVSLIILIKLNPWMTLFVFVPLSIFGYIALRAFKYIRPIFRNRGKINSEVKGRLTETLAGVRVIKAFNAEAQENEVFEKGVEKLFENVKKSLTATSFMTSASTFLIGVATTGIMGIGGYYMIHGEMTSGDFLFFTLILGFMIAPIVQMSNIGSQLTEALAGLDRTEELMNMTAEEDNEARTILLDNIKGDIVFNDVSFAYEAGKEVLHNINFTVPAGSVTALVGSSGSGKSTIAGLSATFLTPKSGKVTIDNQDLSKVKLSSYRKFLGVVLQDEFLFEGTIRENILFPRPNASETDLQNAVKAAYVNEFTDRFDDGLDTLIGERGVKLSGGQRQRLAIARAILANPKIIILDEATSSLDTESEALIQKSLTQLIKDRTTIVIAHRLSTIKKADQILVIESGKIVERGNHDALIALGGRYYDLYTYQAKI from the coding sequence ATGCAACAACTTCAATCGGCCTCAGAAACTTCAAAAAATTCTAAATCTAAAGTAACCATGGCTCAGGCCTTTAAAACCATTATTTGGCCGAGGCGAAAACTGGTTTTTATTGGTTTATTACTTATAGTTTTTAAAAGTTTAGCAGGCTTAATATTACCTTGGCAAAGTAAATTGTTGTTAGATGAAGTCGTTCCAAATAAAGATTTTAAACAACTTTATGGTTTAATAGCCATTGTTTTAGGAGCCATTGCTGTTCAGGCAGTGAGTTCTTTTTTATTAACACAAATATTAAGTGTACAGGCACAATATTTAATAAGTGAATTACGAGCGCAGGTACAAAAAAAAGTACTGTCTTTACCCATAAGTTTTTTCGATAACACAAAATCGGGGGCTTTAGTTTCTCGAATTATGAGTGATGTAGAAGGTGTTAGAAACCTTATTGGCACGGGCCTTGTGCAACTAGTTGGCGGGACTTTTACAGCCATTGTATCTTTAATAATTTTGATTAAACTAAATCCATGGATGACCTTATTTGTCTTTGTGCCACTGTCTATATTTGGATACATTGCCTTGCGTGCTTTTAAATACATTCGACCCATTTTTAGAAATCGTGGTAAAATAAATTCTGAAGTAAAAGGCCGACTAACAGAAACTTTAGCAGGTGTTCGTGTTATAAAAGCATTTAACGCCGAAGCCCAAGAAAATGAAGTTTTTGAGAAAGGAGTTGAAAAATTATTTGAGAATGTTAAAAAGAGTTTAACTGCTACGTCTTTTATGACAAGCGCTTCCACTTTTTTAATTGGTGTTGCCACTACTGGTATTATGGGCATTGGCGGCTACTATATGATACATGGTGAAATGACATCGGGCGATTTTCTGTTTTTTACTTTAATCCTTGGTTTTATGATTGCTCCAATTGTTCAAATGAGTAATATTGGAAGTCAATTAACTGAAGCACTTGCGGGTTTAGACAGAACCGAAGAACTTATGAACATGACCGCCGAAGAGGATAATGAAGCCCGAACCATTTTATTAGACAATATTAAAGGCGACATTGTTTTTAATGATGTTTCATTTGCCTATGAAGCCGGTAAAGAAGTACTTCATAACATCAATTTTACTGTTCCAGCAGGTTCTGTTACTGCTTTAGTAGGTAGTTCGGGGTCTGGGAAATCGACTATTGCGGGTTTATCGGCAACCTTTTTAACGCCTAAATCAGGAAAAGTAACCATTGACAATCAAGATTTATCTAAAGTGAAATTAAGTAGCTATCGTAAGTTTTTAGGTGTTGTTTTACAAGATGAATTTTTGTTTGAAGGAACTATTAGAGAAAACATCCTGTTCCCAAGACCAAATGCAAGTGAAACAGATTTACAAAATGCCGTAAAAGCCGCCTATGTAAATGAATTTACCGATAGGTTTGATGATGGTTTAGATACCTTAATAGGAGAACGCGGTGTTAAATTATCAGGCGGTCAGCGACAGCGATTAGCCATTGCCAGAGCTATTTTGGCAAATCCGAAAATTATTATTTTAGATGAAGCTACGTCAAGTTTAGACACCGAGAGCGAGGCCTTGATTCAAAAAAGTTTAACGCAATTAATAAAAGACAGAACAACCATTGTTATTGCTCACAGATTAAGCACCATTAAAAAAGCCGATCAAATTTTAGTCATTGAGTCTGGTAAAATTGTAGAACGTGGCAACCACGACGCGTTAATAGCTCTTGGCGGAAGGTATTACGATTTATATACC
- the acs gene encoding acetate--CoA ligase — MSNYHIKHLEEYYQVYRKSIREPENFWEEVAEEHFLWRKKWENVLSWDFSKPEVKWFEGAKLNITENCIDRHLTTRGDKTAILFEPNNPNEPAEHISYKELSKRVNKFANVLKDKGIEKGDRVCIYLPMIPELAISVLACARIGAIHSVVFAGFSSTALSTRINDSDCKMVITSDGSYRGPKTIDLKGIVDDALEDCPGVQSVLVAKRIHSNISMTEGRDVWLQPLLDQASDFCKAEIMDSEDPLFILYTSGSTGKPKGMVHTIGGYMVYTAYTFKNVFQYREHDVYWCTADIGWITGHSYIVYGPLANGATSLMFEGVPSYPDFGRFWDIVEKHKVNQFYTAPTAIRALAKEGVDLIEKHNLSSLKVLGSVGEPINEEAWHWYNDNIGKKNSPIVDTWWQTETGGIMITPIPFVTPTKPTYATLPFIGIQPALMDEQGNELKGNQVEGRLCIKFPWPSMARTIWGNHERYRDTYFTAFENKYFTGDGALRDEVGYYRITGRVDDVIIVSGHNLGSAPIEDAINEHPAVSESAIVGFPHDIKGNALYGYVILKDTGESRDQNNLRKEINQIITEHIGPIAKLDKIQFTSGLPKTRSGKIMRRILRKIACNDTSNLGDTSTLLNPEVVQDIIDNAL; from the coding sequence ATGAGTAATTATCACATAAAACATTTAGAAGAATATTATCAAGTTTATAGAAAATCTATAAGAGAGCCTGAAAATTTTTGGGAAGAGGTCGCCGAAGAACATTTTTTGTGGCGAAAAAAATGGGAAAATGTTTTAAGTTGGGATTTTTCTAAGCCCGAAGTTAAATGGTTTGAAGGTGCCAAACTAAATATTACCGAAAATTGCATCGACAGACATTTAACAACCCGTGGCGACAAAACAGCTATTTTATTCGAACCTAATAATCCTAATGAACCTGCAGAGCATATTTCTTATAAAGAATTATCTAAACGCGTAAATAAATTTGCTAATGTTTTAAAAGATAAAGGCATAGAAAAAGGCGATCGCGTTTGTATTTATTTACCAATGATTCCAGAATTGGCCATTTCTGTTTTAGCTTGTGCGAGAATAGGAGCAATTCATTCGGTTGTTTTTGCAGGATTTTCTTCAACAGCGCTATCAACAAGAATAAATGACAGTGATTGTAAAATGGTAATTACCAGTGATGGCTCTTATCGTGGCCCTAAAACTATCGATTTAAAAGGCATTGTTGATGATGCCTTAGAAGATTGTCCGGGTGTGCAATCTGTTTTGGTTGCTAAACGTATACACTCAAATATCTCCATGACAGAAGGTCGCGATGTTTGGTTGCAACCTCTTTTAGACCAAGCTTCAGATTTTTGTAAAGCTGAAATTATGGATTCTGAAGATCCACTATTTATTCTTTACACATCGGGATCTACTGGAAAACCCAAAGGTATGGTTCACACCATTGGGGGGTATATGGTTTATACTGCATACACTTTTAAAAATGTATTTCAATACAGAGAACATGATGTGTATTGGTGTACTGCCGATATTGGTTGGATTACAGGCCATAGTTATATAGTGTATGGTCCGTTAGCAAACGGCGCAACGTCTCTGATGTTTGAAGGCGTTCCAAGTTATCCAGATTTTGGACGTTTCTGGGACATTGTTGAAAAGCATAAAGTAAACCAGTTTTACACCGCACCAACAGCTATTCGAGCCTTAGCAAAAGAAGGTGTCGATTTAATTGAAAAACACAATTTATCATCATTAAAAGTTTTAGGATCTGTTGGAGAACCTATTAATGAAGAAGCCTGGCATTGGTATAACGACAACATCGGAAAGAAAAACAGTCCGATTGTAGATACCTGGTGGCAAACTGAAACAGGCGGTATTATGATTACTCCCATACCGTTTGTAACACCAACCAAACCAACCTATGCTACTTTACCATTTATTGGTATTCAGCCTGCATTAATGGACGAACAGGGAAACGAACTTAAAGGAAATCAAGTGGAAGGCCGTTTGTGTATTAAATTCCCTTGGCCTAGTATGGCCAGAACTATTTGGGGTAACCACGAACGTTATCGAGATACTTATTTTACGGCTTTCGAAAATAAATATTTTACAGGAGATGGAGCTTTAAGAGATGAGGTAGGTTATTACAGAATTACGGGTCGTGTTGATGATGTTATTATTGTATCGGGACACAATTTAGGTAGCGCACCTATTGAAGATGCTATTAACGAACATCCAGCAGTATCAGAATCTGCCATCGTTGGTTTTCCTCATGACATTAAAGGAAATGCCCTATATGGTTATGTTATTCTTAAAGATACAGGAGAAAGCAGAGACCAAAATAACTTAAGAAAAGAGATTAATCAAATTATAACAGAACACATTGGACCCATTGCTAAACTAGATAAAATTCAGTTTACCAGCGGATTACCAAAAACCCGTTCTGGAAAAATTATGCGTCGTATTTTACGTAAAATAGCTTGTAACGACACTAGTAATTTGGGTGATACCAGTACCTTATTAAACCCAGAAGTGGTTCAGGATATTATAGATAATGCGCTTTAA